One stretch of Hymenobacter chitinivorans DSM 11115 DNA includes these proteins:
- a CDS encoding metallophosphoesterase — MYDLIGDIHGHADELRRLLAKLGYAEQQGVYRHPTRQVIFVGDFVDRGPYIRETLRIVRAMVDGGAALAVMGNHEYNAICFYEKHPQGGHLRPHTPRNILQHLRTLEEFNGRELYQEWQDYIQWFKTLPLFLDLGALRVVHACWDPRHISFLNSILVDGRLTDAVLLRAADRSTPEYLAIEETLKGKEITLPPGLSFHDKDQNERTKMRVRWWCNPQSCTYADYYLESIPSLDPHPVDPAALPDAYHYAEETPVFFGHYWLRGTPQILRPHAVCLDYSVARGGQLVAYRWSGEQTLLADNLVTA, encoded by the coding sequence ATGTACGACCTGATCGGTGACATTCACGGCCACGCCGACGAGCTGCGCCGCCTGTTGGCCAAACTCGGCTACGCCGAACAACAGGGCGTGTACCGCCACCCCACCCGGCAGGTAATCTTCGTGGGCGACTTCGTGGACCGGGGCCCCTACATCCGGGAAACCCTGCGTATTGTGCGGGCTATGGTGGACGGGGGCGCGGCCCTGGCCGTGATGGGCAACCACGAGTACAACGCCATCTGCTTCTATGAAAAACACCCGCAAGGCGGCCACCTGCGGCCCCACACCCCGCGCAACATTCTCCAGCACCTGCGCACCCTGGAGGAGTTCAACGGCCGGGAGCTGTACCAGGAGTGGCAGGACTACATTCAGTGGTTTAAAACCCTGCCCCTGTTTCTGGATCTGGGCGCGCTGCGCGTGGTCCACGCCTGCTGGGACCCGCGCCACATCAGCTTTCTGAATTCCATCCTCGTCGATGGCCGCCTCACCGACGCCGTGCTGCTGCGCGCCGCCGACCGGAGCACGCCCGAGTACCTGGCCATCGAGGAAACCCTCAAGGGCAAGGAAATAACCCTGCCGCCGGGCCTGAGCTTCCACGACAAAGACCAGAACGAGCGGACCAAAATGCGGGTGCGCTGGTGGTGCAACCCCCAAAGCTGCACCTACGCCGACTACTACCTGGAAAGTATTCCCAGCCTCGACCCGCACCCGGTGGACCCCGCCGCCCTGCCCGATGCCTACCACTACGCCGAGGAAACTCCGGTCTTCTTCGGGCACTACTGGCTGCGCGGCACTCCCCAGATTCTGCGCCCCCACGCCGTCTGCCTCGATTACAGCGTGGCCCGGGGCGGGCAGCTGGTGGCCTACCGCTGGAGCGGGGAGCAAACGTTGCTGGCCGACAACCTGGTGACGGCCTAG
- a CDS encoding alpha/beta hydrolase — protein sequence MPAVFAQSTLVTLPDQRRLEIIRYGDPAHWPVLFHHGYASSGLSIPPSPELLHELELQILAPNRPGSGQSDVHRTMTLESFAADTLFAVEALGIRGPLTVLGWSAGGLYAQAQAALYTSRVAALHLLNTCLPLGEPETYRNLPPRWKTIKFLNDYAAGLAKPAFRRLSRQWTREPDRMIDRFMNLLGPAEQQEAGNPVSRIVLRDAAQHGFTHQGQGVYYDGQALCRRPEFTLAAIRAPTTIWHGTADFIWHPAPIYYLASRLPHATLRMLPNEGHMLFLKYWRQILEQVHRELR from the coding sequence ATGCCCGCCGTTTTTGCCCAATCCACGCTCGTCACCCTGCCCGACCAGCGCCGTTTGGAAATAATCCGCTACGGTGACCCGGCGCACTGGCCGGTGCTGTTTCACCATGGCTACGCGTCCTCGGGCCTGAGCATTCCGCCCAGCCCCGAGCTGCTACACGAGCTGGAATTGCAGATTCTGGCCCCCAACCGGCCCGGCTCCGGCCAGTCCGACGTGCACCGTACGATGACGCTGGAATCCTTTGCCGCCGACACGCTTTTTGCCGTGGAAGCCCTGGGCATCCGCGGGCCGCTGACGGTGCTGGGCTGGTCGGCGGGCGGCCTCTATGCCCAGGCCCAGGCGGCGCTGTATACCAGCCGCGTGGCGGCTCTGCATTTGCTCAACACCTGCCTGCCGCTGGGCGAGCCCGAAACCTACCGAAACTTGCCGCCGCGCTGGAAAACCATCAAGTTTCTTAACGATTACGCCGCCGGCCTGGCCAAACCGGCTTTCCGCCGCCTCAGCCGGCAGTGGACCCGGGAGCCCGACCGGATGATTGACCGGTTTATGAACCTGCTGGGCCCGGCCGAGCAGCAGGAAGCCGGCAACCCCGTCTCGCGCATTGTCCTGCGCGACGCGGCCCAGCACGGCTTCACCCACCAGGGCCAGGGCGTGTACTACGACGGCCAGGCCCTGTGCCGCCGCCCCGAATTTACGCTGGCCGCCATCCGGGCCCCCACCACCATCTGGCACGGCACCGCCGACTTTATCTGGCACCCCGCGCCCATCTATTACCTGGCCTCCCGCCTGCCCCACGCCACCCTGCGCATGCTCCCCAATGAAGGCCACATGCTGTTTCTCAAGTACTGGCGCCAGATTCTGGAGCAGGTGCACCGGGAGTTGCGCTAG